Proteins encoded by one window of Halobaculum halobium:
- the purM gene encoding phosphoribosylformylglycinamidine cyclo-ligase has protein sequence MPDDAARGDGADADDGPEDTDKELTYADAGVDIDASEAATAALVSAVGDAGAEGSDYAGLLDIGDRYLALATDGVGTKLIVAEALEDYSTVGIDCIAMNANDLVAAGVDPVAFVDYLAVDEPDETFSEQVGAGLREGAERAGVALVGGETAVMPEVIKGLDLAGTCAGLVAKDAVFDGHAEPGDALVGWASSGIHSNGLTLAREAATREHEYTDPCPFDGYETVGEALLEPTRIYADLLGPMREHGVRGAAHVTGGGWTNLDRLGENRYEVTDPWPVQPVFEFVQEQGNVTDEEMHRTFNMGTGFVAAVDPDRAESLASGTDGTVIGTVAEGEGVAIRGLEL, from the coding sequence ATGCCAGACGACGCCGCGCGCGGAGACGGCGCGGACGCGGACGACGGGCCCGAGGACACCGACAAGGAACTCACCTACGCGGACGCCGGCGTCGACATCGACGCCAGCGAGGCCGCGACCGCCGCGCTGGTGTCGGCCGTCGGCGACGCCGGTGCCGAGGGGAGCGACTACGCCGGCCTGCTCGACATCGGCGACCGCTACCTCGCGCTCGCGACCGACGGCGTCGGCACGAAGCTCATCGTCGCCGAGGCGCTGGAGGACTACTCGACGGTCGGCATCGACTGCATCGCGATGAACGCCAACGACCTCGTCGCCGCCGGCGTCGACCCGGTCGCGTTCGTCGACTACCTCGCCGTCGACGAACCTGACGAGACGTTCTCCGAGCAGGTCGGCGCCGGCCTGCGCGAGGGGGCCGAGCGCGCCGGCGTCGCGCTCGTCGGCGGCGAGACTGCGGTGATGCCCGAGGTGATCAAGGGCCTCGACCTGGCGGGCACCTGCGCCGGCCTCGTCGCGAAGGACGCCGTCTTCGACGGCCACGCCGAGCCGGGCGACGCGCTCGTCGGCTGGGCGTCGTCGGGCATCCACTCCAACGGGCTGACGCTGGCGCGCGAGGCCGCGACGCGCGAGCACGAGTACACCGACCCGTGCCCATTCGACGGCTACGAAACCGTCGGCGAGGCGCTGCTGGAGCCGACGCGCATCTACGCGGACCTGCTGGGCCCGATGCGCGAGCACGGCGTCCGCGGCGCCGCCCACGTCACCGGCGGCGGCTGGACCAACCTGGATCGGTTGGGGGAGAACCGCTACGAGGTCACCGACCCGTGGCCCGTCCAGCCCGTCTTCGAGTTCGTGCAAGAACAGGGCAACGTCACCGACGAGGAGATGCACCGCACGTTCAACATGGGGACGGGCTTCGTCGCCGCCGTCGACCCCGACCGCGCCGAATCGCTGGCGAGCGGGACCGACGGGACGGTGATCGGAACCGTCGCCGAGGGCGAGGGCGTCGCGATCCGCGGGCTGGAACTGTAA
- a CDS encoding acyl-CoA thioesterase, with protein sequence MDDGDHSWGDLVADEADGEGTLAASYTEMTELLLPNDTNNLGRALGGAVLHWMDICGAIAAMRFSRRQCVTASMDHVDFIAPIDLGEVAVLEAYVFNTGRTSVDVKVDVRAENPRTGEERRTTTSFLTFVALDEEGSPTPVPNLDCPTPEEAALREGATEERRAQLADVSERLG encoded by the coding sequence ATGGACGACGGCGACCACTCCTGGGGCGACCTCGTAGCCGACGAAGCCGACGGCGAGGGGACGCTCGCGGCCTCCTACACGGAGATGACCGAGCTGTTGCTTCCCAACGACACGAACAACCTCGGACGGGCGCTCGGTGGCGCGGTGCTCCACTGGATGGACATCTGCGGCGCCATCGCCGCGATGCGCTTCTCGCGGCGCCAGTGCGTGACGGCGTCGATGGACCACGTCGACTTCATCGCGCCCATCGATCTGGGCGAGGTCGCGGTGCTGGAGGCGTACGTGTTCAACACCGGCCGCACCAGCGTCGACGTGAAGGTCGACGTCCGCGCGGAGAATCCCCGCACGGGTGAGGAGCGCCGGACGACCACCTCGTTTCTCACGTTCGTCGCACTCGACGAGGAGGGGTCGCCGACGCCCGTTCCGAATCTCGACTGTCCGACGCCCGAGGAGGCGGCGCTGCGCGAGGGAGCGACCGAGGAGCGGCGGGCGCAGTTGGCCGACGTAAGCGAACGGCTCGGGTGA
- a CDS encoding acetyl-CoA synthetase: protein MSDFSLVGDLLARERRSDRPALYAAELDRTYSYFDLCNTAYKAGNVLSHVGVREGDRVVVDPDPHPQPIFTFLGAALLGAVSEFDADPGRECDARAVVVPVEREGAFDLPGGSKLVAFGGDPDRPDTTHWEEEVWSENPAFPPTFHDPGDAVLRGRQQVGDDPRAYSHADLLAAARDAEDAVGIDADSRVAVRAPLSDARTVAAGVLAPLLAGGTIALPAEDAPLEATAAVVAGDGPVPETRVLNVADVPL from the coding sequence ATGTCCGACTTCTCGCTCGTCGGCGACCTCCTCGCGCGCGAGCGCCGGAGCGATCGCCCGGCGCTGTACGCCGCGGAACTGGACCGGACGTACAGCTACTTCGACCTGTGTAACACCGCCTACAAGGCCGGGAACGTGCTCAGCCACGTCGGCGTCCGCGAGGGCGACCGCGTCGTCGTCGACCCCGACCCGCATCCGCAGCCGATCTTCACCTTCCTCGGGGCCGCGCTCCTGGGCGCAGTATCCGAGTTCGACGCGGATCCGGGCCGCGAGTGCGACGCCCGCGCCGTGGTCGTCCCCGTCGAGCGCGAGGGCGCGTTCGACCTCCCGGGCGGCTCGAAGCTCGTCGCCTTCGGCGGCGACCCCGACCGGCCGGACACCACGCACTGGGAAGAGGAGGTGTGGAGCGAGAACCCCGCGTTCCCGCCGACGTTCCACGACCCGGGCGACGCCGTCCTTCGCGGTCGCCAGCAGGTCGGCGACGACCCCCGCGCGTACTCGCACGCCGACCTGCTCGCGGCCGCCCGCGACGCCGAAGACGCGGTCGGGATCGACGCCGACTCGCGCGTCGCGGTGCGCGCGCCACTGAGCGACGCAAGAACGGTCGCTGCCGGGGTGCTCGCACCGCTTCTCGCCGGCGGTACGATCGCGCTTCCGGCGGAAGACGCGCCGCTGGAGGCGACCGCGGCGGTCGTCGCGGGTGACGGACCGGTCCCCGAAACCCGTGTGCTGAACGTCGCCGACGTACCGCTCTAG
- a CDS encoding metalloprotease, translating into MAWLALSVAFAVFFAGGGAVVMNSLAAGAVGSLAGLFVVSLVTAGVAFLLHELGHKVVAVRYGQRAAFRADYGMLFLAVVAATAGFLFAAPGAVHHVGRISKRENGLIALAGPAVNLVLAAVFAPLLAIGFAGFSQLALTVGTYGVAVNLLLAAFNLIPFGPLDGATVRAWSTPVWLAAFLPSAALAIGFALFVLF; encoded by the coding sequence CTGGCGTGGCTCGCGCTGTCTGTCGCGTTCGCGGTGTTCTTCGCCGGCGGCGGTGCGGTTGTGATGAACTCGCTTGCGGCGGGCGCGGTCGGCTCGCTCGCCGGGCTGTTCGTCGTGAGCCTCGTCACCGCCGGGGTCGCGTTCCTCCTCCACGAACTCGGGCACAAGGTCGTCGCCGTTCGGTACGGCCAGCGGGCGGCGTTCCGGGCCGACTACGGTATGCTGTTTCTCGCGGTCGTCGCCGCGACCGCGGGCTTCCTGTTCGCCGCGCCCGGAGCGGTCCACCACGTCGGCCGGATCTCGAAGCGCGAGAACGGGCTCATCGCGCTTGCCGGGCCGGCCGTGAACCTCGTGCTCGCGGCCGTGTTCGCGCCGTTGCTGGCGATCGGGTTCGCGGGGTTCTCGCAACTCGCGCTGACGGTCGGGACCTACGGCGTCGCGGTGAACCTCCTGCTCGCGGCGTTCAACCTCATTCCGTTCGGCCCGCTCGACGGCGCGACCGTCCGGGCGTGGTCGACGCCGGTGTGGCTCGCGGCGTTCCTCCCGAGCGCGGCGCTCGCGATCGGGTTCGCGCTGTTCGTGCTGTTCTGA
- a CDS encoding bifunctional nuclease family protein, whose amino-acid sequence MDHEAEVAGIGVGAGPSGEEVPAVVLRAREEYLPIFVTPDQARSIRGALAGEPFDRPLTHDLLVDMVTEFGGAVDSVRIDDIAEGTFYGKLTAERYVDGEPDRFVFDARPSDAIAIAARLECPIHVSDEVVDAAGQPPASIDMGEDEREGDDRGPSNMGPRDRDAGRSESDPDDDYRYR is encoded by the coding sequence ATGGACCACGAGGCCGAAGTCGCCGGCATCGGCGTGGGAGCGGGGCCGAGCGGCGAGGAGGTGCCCGCTGTCGTGCTCCGCGCCCGCGAGGAGTACCTCCCGATCTTCGTGACCCCCGACCAGGCGCGCTCGATCCGCGGCGCGCTCGCGGGCGAACCGTTCGATCGCCCGCTCACGCACGACCTCCTCGTCGACATGGTGACGGAGTTCGGCGGGGCGGTCGACTCCGTCCGGATCGACGATATCGCCGAGGGAACGTTCTACGGCAAGCTCACCGCCGAACGCTACGTCGACGGCGAACCCGACCGCTTCGTTTTCGACGCGCGTCCGAGCGACGCTATCGCCATCGCCGCCCGACTGGAGTGCCCGATCCACGTGAGCGACGAGGTGGTCGACGCCGCCGGCCAGCCGCCAGCGTCGATCGACATGGGCGAGGACGAGCGTGAGGGCGACGACCGCGGGCCGTCGAATATGGGTCCCCGCGACCGCGATGCCGGGCGCTCCGAGTCGGACCCGGACGACGACTACCGCTACCGGTGA
- a CDS encoding TraB/GumN family protein, with the protein MGTAHVSEASVREVEETVAEERPDVVAVELDEGRYRQMKGETPDDLDPGDLLRGNTVFQFLAYWMLSYVQTRMGDRFDIEPGAELLAAVETAEDLGISVALVDRDIQTTIQRFWARLSLIEKLRMVGALAFGVTDPRVAGVTFGLIVGVLLGPAIGLFGGAVGVTDAVLTRVGVGALCGAVAGYLGYRAASLSLGSGTAGTDAEPSGGAGDAPSAVTTLGIGAIVAVAVAAAVTVTGVGVDAVAGLLSGTLVRAAGSLALGLVGGLFVGVVAAVAIGALGIAPAEDGEGYEEFDPAELTDADVVTAMMEEFRQFSPGGAEALIDERDAYIAHQLVGLRNEGYDVVAVVGAGHRAGIESYLAEPESLPPMDSLVGTANAGGIPWGKIAAFGISAAFIGFFVLLAMAGVRNEQLLTLFAAWFVINGVFAAGLAKLAGARWRSAGVGGAVAWMTSVNPLLAPGWFTGYMELRHLTVNVADIGTLNELLSDESRPIRAIFSDMLDVPLFRLIVVVAATNVGSIIASLLFAAYVVPVFAGSLDASITDLMIRGARESARILWGAVA; encoded by the coding sequence GTGGGGACGGCCCACGTCTCGGAGGCGTCCGTCCGCGAGGTCGAGGAGACCGTCGCCGAGGAGCGCCCCGACGTCGTCGCCGTCGAGCTCGACGAGGGCCGCTACCGGCAGATGAAAGGAGAGACGCCGGACGACCTCGACCCCGGCGACCTGCTGCGCGGAAACACCGTCTTCCAGTTCCTCGCGTACTGGATGCTGTCGTACGTCCAGACGCGGATGGGCGACCGCTTCGACATCGAACCCGGCGCGGAGCTGCTGGCGGCCGTCGAGACCGCAGAGGACCTGGGCATCTCGGTCGCGCTCGTCGACCGCGACATCCAGACGACGATCCAGCGCTTCTGGGCGCGCCTCTCGCTGATCGAGAAGCTGCGCATGGTCGGCGCGCTCGCGTTCGGCGTCACCGATCCCCGCGTCGCGGGCGTCACGTTCGGCCTGATCGTCGGCGTCCTCCTCGGCCCGGCGATCGGGCTGTTCGGGGGGGCCGTCGGCGTCACCGACGCCGTGCTGACACGCGTCGGCGTCGGCGCGCTGTGCGGGGCTGTCGCGGGCTACCTCGGCTATCGAGCCGCGTCGCTGTCGCTCGGCAGCGGCACGGCCGGGACGGACGCCGAGCCATCCGGAGGCGCTGGCGACGCACCGAGCGCAGTGACGACGCTCGGGATCGGCGCGATCGTCGCGGTCGCGGTCGCCGCGGCGGTGACGGTTACCGGCGTCGGCGTCGACGCGGTCGCGGGCCTGCTCTCGGGCACGCTGGTGCGCGCGGCCGGCAGCCTCGCGTTGGGGCTCGTCGGCGGGTTGTTCGTCGGCGTCGTCGCGGCCGTCGCGATCGGCGCGCTCGGGATCGCGCCCGCAGAAGACGGCGAGGGATACGAGGAGTTCGACCCGGCCGAGCTCACCGACGCCGACGTGGTCACGGCGATGATGGAGGAGTTCCGGCAGTTCTCCCCCGGCGGCGCGGAGGCGCTCATCGACGAACGCGACGCGTACATCGCCCATCAGCTGGTGGGGCTTCGCAACGAGGGGTACGACGTGGTCGCCGTCGTCGGCGCGGGCCACCGCGCGGGCATCGAGTCGTACCTCGCGGAGCCCGAGTCGTTGCCGCCGATGGACTCGCTGGTCGGGACCGCGAACGCCGGCGGGATACCGTGGGGGAAGATCGCCGCGTTCGGAATTTCCGCGGCGTTCATCGGCTTTTTCGTGCTGCTGGCGATGGCCGGGGTCAGGAACGAGCAGCTGCTCACGCTGTTTGCGGCGTGGTTCGTGATCAACGGCGTGTTCGCGGCGGGACTGGCAAAGCTCGCGGGCGCGCGATGGCGCTCGGCGGGCGTCGGCGGCGCCGTGGCGTGGATGACCTCGGTCAACCCGCTGCTCGCGCCGGGGTGGTTCACCGGGTACATGGAGCTTCGCCACCTGACGGTGAACGTCGCTGACATCGGCACGCTGAACGAACTGCTGTCGGACGAGTCGCGACCGATCCGAGCCATCTTCTCGGACATGCTCGACGTGCCGCTGTTCCGCCTGATCGTCGTCGTCGCGGCGACGAACGTCGGCAGCATCATCGCCTCGCTGCTGTTCGCCGCGTACGTGGTCCCGGTGTTCGCCGGATCACTCGACGCGAGCATCACCGACCTCATGATCCGGGGCGCACGCGAGTCCGCGCGCATCCTCTGGGGGGCCGTCGCGTGA